The following proteins are encoded in a genomic region of Acidimicrobiia bacterium:
- a CDS encoding SDR family oxidoreductase, which yields MVLEREAASLDGVVAVVTGGGAGIGRGIAQGLATFGARVAIWEQDEASAAAAAQEIGGLACTTDVRDERQVDEALARTVRQLGPPTVLVNNAGGVFSSPLLDTAPKGWDALLRANLSQVLLCTQRVARAMVEAGQGGSIINITSIEGTRAAPGYAAYAAAKAGVISLTKTAALELAPHGIRVNALAPDITLTEGMASVAPPGAEASFAAVVPLGRAGHVDEMAGAAVFLASDLSRYVTGQTLHVDGGTQAAAGWYHHPDHGHYVLGPSR from the coding sequence ATGGTGCTGGAAAGGGAAGCGGCGAGTTTGGACGGCGTGGTGGCGGTGGTCACCGGCGGGGGTGCCGGCATCGGCCGCGGGATCGCCCAGGGTTTGGCGACCTTCGGCGCTCGCGTGGCCATCTGGGAGCAGGACGAAGCCAGCGCAGCCGCGGCGGCGCAGGAAATCGGCGGACTGGCCTGCACCACCGATGTGCGCGACGAGCGTCAGGTCGACGAGGCGTTGGCCCGCACCGTTCGCCAACTCGGCCCGCCCACGGTGCTCGTGAACAACGCCGGGGGCGTGTTCTCCTCCCCCCTGCTCGACACGGCCCCGAAGGGCTGGGATGCCCTGCTGCGCGCCAACCTCAGCCAGGTGCTGTTGTGCACCCAACGGGTGGCCCGGGCCATGGTGGAGGCAGGCCAGGGCGGCAGCATCATAAACATCACCTCGATCGAGGGCACCCGGGCCGCCCCCGGCTACGCCGCCTACGCCGCCGCCAAGGCCGGGGTGATCAGCCTCACCAAAACCGCCGCCTTGGAATTGGCTCCCCACGGCATTCGGGTGAACGCACTGGCCCCCGACATCACCCTCACCGAGGGCATGGCCTCGGTGGCACCCCCCGGGGCCGAAGCGTCCTTCGCGGCGGTGGTGCCGTTGGGAAGGGCGGGGCACGTCGACGAAATGGCGGGGGCGGCGGTGTTCCTCGCCTCGGACTTGTCGAGGTATGTCACCGGGCAGACCCTTCACGTGGACGGCGGCACCCAGGCCGCCGCCGGCTGGTACCACCACCCCGACCACGGCCATTACGTCCTCGGCCCATCGCGCTGA
- a CDS encoding amidohydrolase: MPALNPELFLPEPEPRHRYATIISVDDHLVEPPDMFEGRLPASLQERAPRVVLDGRGQQVWEFDGQRHSQVGMNAVVGRRPETVALEPFRFDQMRPGCFNVDARVQDMDLNGVWASMSFPSMITGFCGRVYSQCSDPTLGLATTRAFNDWVYDAWWQPHQDRIIPLGITWLTDPEVGAAEIRRNAQRGFRAVTLPERPHQIGLPSIFDEYWAPILEACAATDTVVCLHVGSSGMGDIPPGCDQAIVPLVATLFSQLSLQACTEWLWAGWTVRFPNLKVAMAEGGIGWVAMLIDRLENLVERSGYGMGWDEDPAAVLRRSFWFCTIDDPSTIDTRHTIGLDHIMVEVDYPHGDSTWPNTQAVIEQAWGHLPPAERRKLCCENAAALFRHPLPALVIPQ, from the coding sequence ATGCCGGCGCTGAACCCCGAGTTGTTCCTCCCCGAACCGGAACCGCGTCACCGCTACGCCACCATCATCTCGGTCGACGATCACCTGGTGGAGCCGCCGGACATGTTCGAGGGCCGCTTGCCGGCATCGCTGCAGGAGCGAGCGCCGCGTGTCGTGCTCGACGGTCGGGGCCAGCAGGTGTGGGAGTTCGACGGGCAACGTCATAGCCAGGTGGGGATGAACGCGGTGGTGGGGCGTCGGCCGGAGACCGTGGCGCTGGAGCCATTTCGCTTCGATCAGATGCGGCCGGGGTGTTTCAACGTGGATGCCCGGGTGCAGGACATGGACCTGAACGGCGTGTGGGCGTCGATGAGTTTTCCGTCGATGATCACCGGGTTCTGCGGGCGGGTGTATTCGCAATGCTCAGACCCGACCCTGGGTTTGGCCACCACCCGGGCGTTCAACGACTGGGTGTATGACGCCTGGTGGCAGCCGCACCAGGACCGCATCATCCCGCTCGGGATCACCTGGCTCACCGATCCCGAGGTCGGCGCAGCCGAGATCCGGCGCAACGCGCAACGGGGCTTCCGGGCGGTGACCCTGCCGGAGCGCCCGCACCAGATTGGGCTGCCGTCGATCTTCGACGAGTACTGGGCGCCCATCCTGGAGGCCTGCGCCGCTACCGACACGGTGGTGTGTCTCCACGTGGGGTCCTCGGGCATGGGTGATATTCCCCCCGGTTGCGACCAGGCCATCGTCCCCCTCGTTGCCACGCTGTTCAGCCAACTCTCCCTGCAGGCCTGCACGGAGTGGCTATGGGCGGGGTGGACGGTACGTTTTCCAAACCTCAAAGTGGCGATGGCCGAGGGGGGAATCGGATGGGTGGCGATGCTGATCGACCGGCTCGAAAATCTGGTGGAACGCTCCGGTTATGGCATGGGTTGGGACGAGGATCCCGCCGCCGTGTTGCGCCGCAGTTTCTGGTTTTGCACCATCGACGATCCCTCCACGATCGACACCCGTCACACCATTGGGCTGGATCACATCATGGTGGAGGTCGATTATCCCCACGGCGACAGCACCTGGCCCAATACCCAAGCGGTGATCGAGCAGGCCTGGGGTCATCTGCCCCCGGCCGAGCGGCGGAAACTGTGCTGCGAAAACGCTGCCGCGCTGTTCCGCCACCCCTTGCCCGCTCTGGTGATCCCCCAATGA
- a CDS encoding acyl-CoA dehydrogenase, protein MDFEFTTDQLELRANARAVLEAACPATVVRAVYEGTGDGTALWGQLVQLDWPGLTIPEEHGGMGLGMVELAIVVEELGRAVAPTPLLATLTQFVPLLREAGSTRLLHEIAAGTGTGTLALAEDGVWHRPRMRTTARRDGRDWVLNGVKSHVLDGTTADWLAVVAQGNDGVGAFVVPAAAVVATPIEVMDPTLPIATVLLNDLTVGGEDVLLEPGDPAAALAIERALQTSVTALACSTVASCRRLFEITLDYAKQREQFGRPIGSFQALKHRLADLYLAVERAASLAWFAALTIAEDDDRRAVAVAMAKAAAGECQRLVVRDALQLHGGIGFTWEHDLHFLLKRAKAGDALLGTAAYHRAHLAELLGLAAPA, encoded by the coding sequence ATGGACTTCGAATTCACCACCGACCAACTCGAACTGCGAGCCAATGCCCGGGCCGTGCTGGAAGCGGCGTGCCCGGCGACGGTGGTACGGGCGGTGTACGAGGGCACCGGGGACGGCACCGCCCTGTGGGGCCAATTGGTGCAGCTCGACTGGCCTGGCCTGACCATCCCGGAGGAACACGGCGGGATGGGCTTAGGCATGGTGGAACTGGCCATCGTGGTGGAGGAACTCGGCCGGGCGGTGGCCCCCACACCGTTGCTCGCCACGCTCACCCAGTTCGTCCCGCTCCTGCGGGAGGCGGGATCTACCCGACTCCTCCACGAGATCGCCGCCGGCACCGGCACCGGCACGCTGGCGTTGGCCGAAGATGGGGTGTGGCACCGCCCCCGCATGCGCACCACGGCCCGACGCGATGGCCGCGACTGGGTGCTCAACGGCGTGAAATCGCACGTGCTCGACGGCACCACCGCCGATTGGCTGGCCGTGGTGGCGCAAGGAAACGACGGAGTCGGGGCCTTTGTGGTGCCCGCCGCCGCCGTGGTGGCCACCCCCATCGAGGTCATGGACCCCACCTTGCCTATCGCCACGGTGCTGCTCAACGACCTGACGGTGGGGGGCGAGGACGTCCTGCTCGAGCCCGGCGACCCGGCGGCGGCGTTAGCCATCGAGCGAGCCCTGCAAACATCGGTCACCGCCCTGGCCTGCTCCACCGTTGCCTCCTGTCGCCGCCTCTTCGAGATCACCCTTGACTACGCCAAGCAACGGGAACAGTTCGGTCGGCCCATCGGATCGTTCCAAGCCCTGAAACACCGCCTGGCCGACCTCTACCTGGCCGTGGAGCGAGCCGCCTCGCTGGCCTGGTTCGCCGCCCTCACCATCGCCGAGGACGACGACCGTCGAGCCGTCGCAGTGGCCATGGCCAAAGCCGCCGCCGGGGAGTGTCAACGGCTGGTAGTGCGCGACGCGCTCCAGTTGCACGGAGGTATCGGCTTCACCTGGGAGCACGACCTGCACTTCCTGCTCAAGCGGGCCAAAGCCGGCGACGCCCTCCTCGGAACCGCCGCCTATCACCGCGCCCACCTGGCGGAGCTCCTCGGCTTGGCGGCACCCGCATGA
- a CDS encoding DNA-binding protein: protein MADLPFRVLPRLDDENRFFWTAGERGELRFLRCQACGYYLHPPLPRCPECGSREVAPEAVSGLGEVYSVTVNHHSWDGGREPYAIAIVGFPEQADLRMTSNVIGCPPEQVCIGMAVQVTFEAHDDVWFPLFTPVAASG from the coding sequence TTGGCGGATCTCCCGTTTCGGGTCCTGCCGCGGCTCGATGACGAGAATCGTTTCTTCTGGACGGCTGGGGAACGCGGCGAACTTCGCTTTCTGCGTTGTCAGGCCTGCGGTTACTACCTGCACCCACCGCTGCCGCGTTGCCCGGAATGTGGGAGCCGGGAGGTGGCCCCCGAGGCGGTGAGCGGGCTCGGCGAGGTCTACTCGGTGACGGTGAATCATCACTCCTGGGATGGCGGCCGCGAGCCCTACGCCATCGCCATCGTCGGCTTTCCGGAGCAGGCCGACCTGCGGATGACCAGCAACGTGATCGGTTGCCCGCCCGAGCAGGTCTGCATCGGCATGGCGGTGCAGGTCACCTTCGAGGCGCACGATGATGTGTGGTTTCCGCTCTTTACCCCCGTGGCGGCGAGCGGTTGA
- a CDS encoding amidohydrolase, translated as MHVDDLILVSVDDHVVEPPDLFEGRLSKAAAARAPFIKVMDNGREVWMFEGAALPNVGLNAVAGRVPEEYGVDPLAFSEMRKGCWDIHARIDDMNANGLLGSLNFPSLTGFTGQLFYTCPDREIGLELLQAYNDWHVEEWCGTYPGRMIPLSIPPIWDAEIMAAEVRRMAEKGCHAVTFSENPEKLGRPSWHSDFWDPFLRACEEVNTVICLHIGSSSEMVITSMDAPIDTMITLQPMNIVKCAADLVWSPVFRKFPRLKVALSEGGIGWVPYFLERIDYVYQHHHAWTNQDFGDKLPSQVFNENVLTCFIDDAVGIEVRNHLNPNQIHWECDYPHSDSTWPNSPEMAMKFLGALPDEDINRITHLNAMANFTFDPFAHRPREECTVGALRAQAIDVDTTAISHGTGKFQDEGIVTAITLAERLGGR; from the coding sequence ATGCACGTTGATGATCTGATTCTGGTGAGCGTCGATGACCACGTGGTGGAACCGCCGGATCTCTTCGAGGGGCGCTTGTCCAAGGCGGCGGCTGCCCGGGCTCCGTTCATCAAGGTCATGGACAACGGCCGCGAGGTGTGGATGTTTGAGGGTGCCGCGCTCCCGAACGTGGGGCTCAACGCCGTGGCGGGTCGGGTGCCGGAGGAGTACGGCGTGGATCCGCTGGCTTTTTCGGAGATGCGCAAGGGGTGCTGGGACATCCACGCGCGCATTGACGACATGAACGCCAACGGGCTGCTGGGGTCGCTCAACTTCCCGAGCCTTACCGGTTTCACCGGGCAGTTGTTTTACACCTGCCCCGACCGGGAGATCGGCCTGGAACTCCTTCAGGCCTACAACGACTGGCACGTAGAGGAGTGGTGCGGCACGTATCCCGGTCGCATGATCCCGTTGTCGATCCCACCGATCTGGGACGCCGAGATCATGGCGGCCGAGGTGCGGCGGATGGCCGAGAAGGGCTGCCACGCCGTCACGTTCTCCGAGAACCCGGAGAAGCTCGGCCGCCCTAGTTGGCACAGCGATTTCTGGGATCCGTTCCTCCGGGCGTGTGAGGAAGTCAATACGGTGATCTGTCTGCATATCGGGTCGTCATCGGAAATGGTGATCACGTCGATGGATGCGCCCATCGACACCATGATCACGCTGCAGCCGATGAACATCGTGAAGTGCGCCGCCGACCTTGTCTGGTCGCCGGTGTTCCGCAAGTTCCCCCGGCTCAAGGTGGCGCTGAGCGAGGGCGGTATCGGGTGGGTGCCGTATTTCCTCGAGCGGATTGATTACGTGTACCAGCACCATCACGCATGGACGAACCAGGACTTCGGCGACAAGCTTCCGAGCCAGGTGTTCAACGAAAACGTCCTCACCTGTTTCATCGACGACGCCGTGGGCATCGAGGTGCGGAATCACCTGAACCCGAACCAGATTCACTGGGAGTGCGACTACCCCCACTCCGACTCCACCTGGCCCAACTCACCCGAGATGGCCATGAAGTTCCTCGGGGCTCTGCCCGACGAGGACATCAACCGCATCACGCACCTCAACGCCATGGCCAACTTCACCTTTGACCCCTTCGCTCACCGACCCCGTGAGGAATGCACCGTGGGGGCGTTGCGGGCGCAGGCCATCGATGTGGATACCACCGCCATTAGTCACGGCACGGGCAAGTTCCAGGACGAGGGCATCGTCACGGCGATCACCCTCGCTGAACGCTTGGGCGGGAGGTAG
- a CDS encoding acyl-CoA dehydrogenase: MKLRFDDDVEAFRAELLAWLAINRPSAAEMAAEPSVSTGHAPPWARRWTRTMFDAGWLVPGWPPERGGRNAGPIESLVYIEELAKARVPRTTNVQGLGIVAPSIIDYGTDAQIRHYAMPILRGEATACLGMSEPNAGSDLAALTTRAVLEGDQWVINGQKVWTSGANYADFCFLFCRTDPHAPKHQGISIIIVPMDTPGVTVRPLPEIIHPDQPDLNEVFLTDVTVPAHHLVGELNNGWAMANGSLAHERAMVWVNAVMGLEESLATLLVEAPALLDRLTPIERTLAVDQIVQVAIDTQAARCLGYRGFAKFARGAGAPEQALMKLYASEARQRVSLVAAEIQGADALAAGGVANDGHHAVDEPQGTWMEQYFHSFANTISAGASEIQRNIIAERILGLPRK, encoded by the coding sequence ATGAAGTTGCGCTTCGACGATGACGTAGAGGCATTCCGGGCTGAACTGTTGGCGTGGCTGGCCATCAACCGGCCCAGCGCCGCCGAGATGGCCGCCGAGCCGTCGGTATCCACCGGCCATGCCCCGCCGTGGGCCCGCCGCTGGACCCGCACCATGTTCGATGCGGGCTGGCTGGTGCCGGGCTGGCCCCCCGAGCGCGGCGGGCGCAACGCCGGGCCGATCGAGTCGCTCGTGTACATCGAAGAACTCGCCAAAGCGCGCGTGCCACGCACCACCAACGTGCAGGGCCTCGGCATCGTGGCTCCCTCCATCATCGACTACGGAACCGACGCGCAGATTCGCCACTACGCCATGCCGATCCTGCGGGGCGAAGCCACCGCCTGTTTGGGCATGAGTGAACCCAACGCCGGGAGCGACCTAGCCGCGCTCACCACCCGTGCGGTGCTCGAGGGGGACCAGTGGGTGATCAACGGGCAGAAGGTGTGGACCTCGGGCGCCAACTACGCCGACTTCTGCTTTCTGTTCTGCCGCACCGATCCCCACGCCCCGAAGCACCAGGGCATCTCGATCATCATCGTGCCCATGGATACGCCCGGGGTCACCGTCCGGCCCCTCCCCGAGATCATCCACCCCGACCAGCCCGATCTGAACGAGGTGTTCCTCACCGATGTGACCGTGCCCGCTCACCACCTGGTGGGCGAGCTCAACAACGGCTGGGCCATGGCCAACGGTTCCCTGGCTCATGAACGGGCCATGGTGTGGGTGAATGCGGTGATGGGCCTGGAGGAGTCACTGGCCACCCTCCTGGTGGAAGCACCGGCCCTGTTGGATCGACTCACCCCCATCGAACGCACCCTGGCGGTGGACCAGATCGTGCAGGTAGCCATCGACACCCAAGCGGCTCGTTGCCTGGGCTACCGCGGCTTCGCCAAGTTTGCCCGCGGGGCTGGCGCCCCCGAGCAGGCCCTCATGAAGCTCTACGCCAGCGAGGCCCGCCAGCGGGTCTCCCTGGTCGCCGCCGAAATCCAGGGTGCCGATGCCCTCGCCGCCGGGGGCGTGGCCAACGATGGGCACCACGCCGTGGATGAACCCCAGGGCACCTGGATGGAGCAGTACTTCCATTCCTTTGCCAACACCATTTCGGCCGGCGCATCGGAGATTCAGCGCAACATCATCGCCGAGCGCATCCTCGGCCTCCCCCGGAAGTAG
- a CDS encoding acyl-CoA synthetase (activates fatty acids by binding to coenzyme A) has translation MSLESIGALLAARAHDDSRGLQSEDATWTWAEVVAEGAARAAWFVEHELAGRHVGVLLENVPEYVFLLGGAALSGTVVVGINPTRRGQELAGDIRHSDCAVVLTDTTQAPLLDRLDLGIEVVVVDDPAWAESINRHRVATVPAVLPAPEALYLLIFTSGSTGAPKAVQMSQGRAARTATKAAVAFTSNDVLYCAMPLFHGNALLANLFPAVVSGASVVLKRRFSASAFLADIQRFGCTYFNYVGRALSYLLAVPETDEDAHNQLVFCLGSEASPRDRREFRRRFGCYVVEGYSSSEGGVVIQPVRGMPPEALGRPAEGVDVVVINPETGVECPPVRFGPQRQLLNAAEATGEIVGRDGLASFEGYYANPAATAERSRHGWYWSGDLAYRDEDGIFYFAGRTADWLRVDGENFATAPVEAILERFPGVRAVVVFAVPDPHTGDQVMAAIEAEAGVDIDPAALSTFLTTQPDLGTKWAPRFVRVVEAIPLTATGKMDRQPLRTQGWDATDPIWWRPSPTSAYEVFTPHHRARLRQAFIDAGRGGLLTPPE, from the coding sequence ATGTCGCTCGAGTCGATAGGGGCGTTGCTAGCGGCCCGAGCCCACGACGACAGCCGGGGCCTGCAGAGCGAAGATGCCACCTGGACCTGGGCCGAAGTGGTGGCCGAGGGCGCGGCGCGGGCGGCCTGGTTCGTTGAGCACGAACTCGCCGGTCGGCACGTCGGGGTCCTGCTGGAGAACGTACCGGAGTACGTGTTCCTGCTCGGCGGGGCCGCCCTCAGCGGCACCGTGGTGGTGGGCATCAACCCCACTCGTCGCGGCCAGGAACTCGCCGGTGACATCCGCCACAGCGACTGCGCCGTCGTGCTCACCGACACCACCCAAGCGCCCCTACTGGACAGGCTCGACCTCGGCATCGAGGTGGTCGTTGTCGACGATCCGGCGTGGGCGGAGAGCATCAACCGCCACCGCGTCGCCACCGTACCCGCCGTGTTGCCGGCGCCGGAGGCGCTCTATCTCCTCATCTTCACCTCCGGCTCGACCGGCGCCCCCAAGGCCGTGCAAATGAGCCAGGGTCGGGCCGCCCGCACGGCCACCAAAGCGGCGGTGGCCTTTACTAGCAACGATGTTCTCTACTGCGCGATGCCGTTGTTCCACGGCAACGCCCTGCTGGCCAATCTGTTCCCCGCCGTGGTGTCGGGGGCATCGGTGGTGCTCAAGCGGCGCTTTTCCGCCTCGGCGTTCCTGGCCGACATCCAACGATTCGGGTGCACCTATTTCAACTACGTCGGACGGGCCTTGTCGTATCTCCTTGCCGTGCCCGAGACCGATGAGGACGCCCACAATCAACTTGTCTTCTGCCTCGGATCGGAGGCTTCCCCGCGCGACCGGCGCGAGTTCCGCCGTCGCTTCGGGTGCTACGTGGTGGAGGGCTACAGCTCGAGCGAGGGCGGCGTGGTGATCCAACCCGTGCGCGGCATGCCCCCCGAGGCCCTCGGACGCCCCGCCGAGGGGGTAGACGTGGTCGTCATCAATCCCGAAACCGGGGTGGAATGTCCGCCGGTCCGGTTCGGACCACAGCGACAACTGCTCAACGCAGCAGAGGCCACCGGCGAGATCGTGGGACGCGACGGGCTGGCGAGTTTCGAGGGCTACTACGCCAACCCAGCCGCCACCGCCGAGCGAAGTCGACACGGCTGGTACTGGTCCGGCGACCTGGCCTACCGGGACGAAGACGGCATCTTCTATTTCGCCGGCCGCACCGCCGATTGGCTGCGGGTGGACGGTGAGAACTTCGCCACCGCGCCGGTGGAAGCGATCCTCGAACGGTTCCCGGGGGTACGCGCCGTGGTGGTGTTTGCCGTACCCGACCCACACACTGGCGATCAGGTGATGGCAGCCATCGAAGCAGAAGCCGGGGTGGACATCGACCCGGCGGCGTTGTCCACCTTCCTCACCACCCAACCCGACCTCGGCACGAAATGGGCCCCCCGGTTCGTGCGGGTGGTGGAGGCCATTCCCCTCACCGCCACCGGCAAAATGGACCGCCAACCCTTGCGGACCCAGGGCTGGGACGCCACGGACCCCATCTGGTGGCGCCCCTCCCCCACCTCGGCCTACGAGGTGTTCACCCCCCACCACCGCGCCCGCCTGCGCCAAGCCTTCATCGACGCCGGCCGCGGCGGCCTGCTCACCCCTCCGGAGTAA
- a CDS encoding phosphotransferase family protein, with product MSLSVCRDLDDLRAGLERWLGRSVGSIERPTPGWSCETLIVEHDLVIRLPPLSAGIFPAYDLAQQAAVQNAVGAAGVPVAGPARYEPDPSFLGDPFVAMPCVAGPIPGEFTPADGWLLSLPSDDARRSLWNAFLTAVMAIHGADHQGLGLRAGLAAELDYWDHYLLWATEAAPPPALAEALRWCRANRPKVEPAPSLLWGDVRLGNVIFAADTHTPLAVIDWDMASVGPAEMDFGWFLALETLQTTLTGLAMPGFGNHLDAVALLEQGIARPLVDLAWYEVFALVRASAISTRIAQLFQAAGQASPFRVGEDPTLAAALARIERA from the coding sequence GTGAGCCTGAGTGTCTGCCGCGATCTCGACGATCTGCGCGCCGGGCTCGAGCGATGGTTGGGGCGTTCGGTGGGGTCGATCGAGCGCCCCACGCCGGGCTGGTCCTGCGAGACGCTCATCGTGGAACACGACCTGGTGATCCGTCTCCCCCCGCTGTCGGCGGGCATCTTTCCCGCCTATGACCTAGCGCAGCAGGCGGCGGTGCAGAACGCGGTGGGGGCGGCGGGGGTTCCCGTGGCGGGGCCCGCCCGCTACGAGCCCGACCCGTCGTTCCTCGGCGATCCCTTCGTGGCCATGCCCTGTGTGGCCGGGCCGATCCCCGGCGAGTTCACCCCCGCTGATGGCTGGCTGCTGAGCTTGCCCAGCGACGACGCTCGGCGCTCGCTGTGGAATGCCTTCCTGACGGCGGTCATGGCGATTCACGGGGCCGACCACCAGGGTCTGGGTCTGCGGGCCGGGCTCGCCGCCGAGTTGGATTACTGGGACCACTACCTCCTCTGGGCCACCGAGGCCGCCCCACCCCCCGCCCTGGCCGAGGCTCTGCGGTGGTGTCGGGCCAACCGACCGAAGGTGGAACCGGCCCCGTCGCTCCTCTGGGGCGACGTGCGCCTCGGCAACGTGATCTTCGCTGCCGACACCCACACACCGCTCGCCGTGATCGACTGGGACATGGCCAGTGTGGGTCCTGCCGAGATGGACTTCGGCTGGTTTCTGGCGCTGGAGACGTTGCAGACCACCCTCACCGGTCTCGCCATGCCCGGGTTTGGCAACCACCTAGACGCGGTGGCCTTGCTGGAGCAGGGGATCGCACGGCCCCTGGTGGACCTCGCCTGGTACGAGGTGTTCGCCCTCGTGCGCGCCAGTGCCATCTCCACCCGGATCGCGCAACTGTTCCAGGCCGCGGGCCAAGCCAGTCCGTTTCGGGTGGGTGAAGACCCAACCCTGGCGGCTGCTCTCGCCCGTATCGAGCGGGCCTAG
- a CDS encoding TetR/AcrR family transcriptional regulator, which yields MAPPRDLSSVPPLAEEVRRRPPFGSNPVVGERGSDTQRRIFAAAIEVFGELGFSGARVELITARAGCSRPAFYQYFSSKDDVFWALAGQLGQEIVHLATALPRITPDAAGLARLTEWIGEFMDLHEAWAPVFASFQAASRGHAPQAQRSSAVSDQTGLALLRAFGAPADPRQGTLVTGLVAVLIRCSFFAEQTPSGMSRQPLVAGVATLLHRIFAGPIAGVNLLPAPPRRPGRTTSAPATSPATPPVERPLARRGARTRQRLLEAGTQVLPARGYHDARVDDVVAAAGVSHGTFYRYFTNKDDFFQVLAEATSGHMIDHLDRLHLDPQGNIEDLRGWLVEWFAIYERDGGIISTWQEMQTNERLAVFSREVATSVYTRLVRLLSQRPFGDPAVDAVMLLALIERVPYSVYTLHFTTPAPAIEAMITAIRRGLLVQPE from the coding sequence ATGGCCCCGCCAAGAGATCTGAGCAGCGTTCCGCCCCTAGCCGAGGAAGTCCGGCGGCGGCCACCGTTCGGAAGCAACCCCGTGGTCGGCGAGCGCGGGAGCGACACCCAACGCCGCATCTTCGCCGCCGCCATCGAGGTATTCGGAGAGTTGGGTTTCAGCGGGGCTCGGGTTGAACTCATCACGGCGCGGGCCGGTTGCTCCCGCCCCGCCTTCTACCAGTATTTTTCCAGCAAGGACGACGTGTTCTGGGCCCTCGCCGGCCAACTCGGCCAGGAGATCGTGCACCTCGCTACCGCTCTCCCGAGGATCACACCCGACGCCGCCGGACTGGCCCGCCTCACCGAATGGATCGGCGAGTTCATGGACCTGCACGAAGCGTGGGCCCCGGTCTTCGCCTCGTTCCAGGCCGCCAGCCGAGGGCATGCCCCCCAAGCCCAGCGCTCGAGCGCCGTGAGTGATCAAACCGGCCTGGCGCTGTTGCGGGCCTTCGGAGCGCCCGCTGATCCTCGCCAAGGCACCCTCGTGACCGGCTTGGTCGCCGTGCTCATCCGCTGCAGTTTTTTCGCCGAGCAGACCCCCAGCGGCATGAGCCGCCAACCCCTCGTGGCCGGGGTGGCCACCTTGCTGCACCGAATCTTCGCCGGGCCCATCGCCGGGGTGAACCTGCTGCCCGCCCCACCCAGGCGGCCGGGCCGAACCACCTCGGCCCCCGCAACGTCCCCCGCCACCCCGCCGGTGGAGCGCCCCTTGGCGCGCCGGGGCGCCCGCACCCGCCAACGCCTGCTGGAGGCCGGGACGCAGGTGCTTCCCGCCCGGGGCTACCACGATGCCCGCGTCGACGATGTGGTGGCGGCCGCGGGCGTGAGCCACGGCACCTTCTACCGCTACTTCACCAACAAGGACGACTTCTTCCAGGTTCTCGCCGAAGCCACCTCCGGTCACATGATCGATCACCTCGACCGGCTGCACCTCGACCCGCAGGGGAACATAGAGGACCTCCGGGGATGGCTAGTGGAGTGGTTCGCCATCTACGAGCGCGACGGCGGGATCATCAGCACCTGGCAAGAAATGCAGACCAACGAGCGCTTGGCCGTCTTCTCGCGGGAGGTAGCCACCTCCGTGTACACCCGCCTCGTGCGCCTCCTGTCGCAACGCCCCTTCGGTGATCCCGCCGTGGATGCGGTGATGTTGCTGGCCCTGATCGAACGAGTGCCCTACAGCGTGTACACGCTGCACTTCACCACCCCCGCACCGGCTATCGAGGCGATGATCACCGCTATCCGTCGCGGCTTGTTAGTCCAACCCGAGTAA